A segment of the Sphingobacterium oryzagri genome:
ATCACACACGTTAAGTTTGTAAAGCGCATCATATTTATCCTGGTTTTTCATTAGGGAAATACCATTCTCGTAGTCAAAGGGACCAGGCATCGCTATGCCTAGTCGGGAAACGGTGGCGTTGCAACGTTCTATGGCCGAGGCTATAGAAGAGCTCCACGATAATAAAATCGATTTAGCATCTGACCTTGAATTTACATGGCTTCTAGAGACGGTATCTTCTAGAATTTGCCATGTATTGATATCTACTACAGCAGACGTGATATGTGTTCCTCCTATGTCTGAAGCGACGACGAAGTTACTGTTCATTTATATATGCTTTAAATCTTAAGAAATGGTCTGCTAATACTAACGCCGTCATGGCTTCTACGATGATGACGGCTCTGGATACCACGCAAGGATCGTGGCGGCCTTTGCCGGAAATGGTGGTGTTATCACCAGCTTCATTTAACGTGTCTTGGTCACGCATGATGGTGGCTACTGGTTTAAAAGCTGTGCGGAAGCTGATATCCATTCCATTGGAAATACCGCCTTGAATACCGCCCGAAAAATTAGTACGCGTACGCACAGCGCCTTGTTCGTTAACGAAAATATCATTATGCTCTGATCCACGCATAGTAGATCCGCTAAATCCGGAGCCATATTCAAATCCGTGCACGGCATTGATGCTCAACATAGCCTTGCCCAAATCGGCATGCAATTTATCAAAAACGGGTTCGCCGAGACCCACCGGTACATTACGTACAATCGTTGATATTTGTCCACCGATGGTATCACCATCTTTGCGCACACTATCAATTAAAGCAATCATTTCGTTTGCTGTGGCCGGATCTGCGCAGCGTACGATATTCGATTCGCGAACGGTTAATAGATCAGCTAAATTTGTACTATCTAGGTTAGGCGATATCAACGAACCTACAGCAGATACATGGGCGAAAATTTCGATGCCCTGTGTTTTCAGGAATAATTTGGCAATGGCGCCCGCAGCGACGCGTGCCGCTGTTTCCCGTGCCGACGAACGACCGCCACCGCGATAGTCCCGAATACCGTACTTCTGTTGATACGTGTAATCCGCATGTGAAGGGCGATACTTATCGGCTATATGGGAATAATCTTTCGATCGTTGATCTTCGTTCGGAATAAGGATGGCGATAGGAGTTCCTGTCGATTTTCCTTCGAAAACGCCAGAAAGTATTTGTGCAACGTCACTTTCTTTGCGTTGCGTTGTAATTTTTGACTGCCCAGGTTTGCGTTTATCCAACTCCGATTGGATGAATTCTTC
Coding sequences within it:
- the aroC gene encoding chorismate synthase, which encodes MAGNSFGYLFKITTFGESHGKAIGVIIDGCPPNIEIDEEFIQSELDKRKPGQSKITTQRKESDVAQILSGVFEGKSTGTPIAILIPNEDQRSKDYSHIADKYRPSHADYTYQQKYGIRDYRGGGRSSARETAARVAAGAIAKLFLKTQGIEIFAHVSAVGSLISPNLDSTNLADLLTVRESNIVRCADPATANEMIALIDSVRKDGDTIGGQISTIVRNVPVGLGEPVFDKLHADLGKAMLSINAVHGFEYGSGFSGSTMRGSEHNDIFVNEQGAVRTRTNFSGGIQGGISNGMDISFRTAFKPVATIMRDQDTLNEAGDNTTISGKGRHDPCVVSRAVIIVEAMTALVLADHFLRFKAYINEQ